One region of Salifodinibacter halophilus genomic DNA includes:
- a CDS encoding phosphoenolpyruvate synthase — protein sequence RAFIEDAGIDDELFAAVEVDHEDSAALQAAHETAHNLIMETPMPDDVREEILDAYRSVGGGDAFVAVRSSATAEDLPDA from the coding sequence CGCGCGTTCATCGAGGACGCGGGCATCGACGACGAGTTGTTCGCCGCGGTCGAGGTCGACCACGAGGACTCCGCGGCGCTACAGGCGGCCCACGAGACGGCTCACAACCTCATCATGGAGACGCCGATGCCGGACGACGTGCGAGAAGAGATTCTCGACGCCTACCGGAGCGTCGGCGGGGGCGACGCCTTCGTCGCCGTTCGGTCGTCCGCGACGGCCGAGGACCTGCCGGACGC